The window CGCCCCCCCCCAGCCGCGGGGTGCTGCTCCGTCAGGGTCCGCATACACGCGAGGCGCTCCAGACATTTCTGGTTGATCGCGTCGACTGCACGCCCGTGCTCGTCGCCGGCACGCGGGGCTACGCGTTCACCGGCGACGGCACGATCGGAGGGCTGCTGGCGGCCAGCACGTGGCCTACTACCTCATGGTGGCCCCAACGGGATTCGAACCCTTCGGTAACGCTCCAAGTCCGCGGCATCGTGCGGGTTGCGTGACATGGGTAGATCAGAGTCTGCCGCGAGCCATGCGGCCTACATCAGAGTTAGCACCAACAGGCAGGACCTTGAGGTCCAGCTCCCCGAGATCCGGGAGCACGTAGGCAGACGCGGCTGGGAACTGGTCGCGACCTACAGCGACATCGCGTCGGGGGCGCGGGAGGATCGGGCTAGCTTCCAGCGCCTCCTGGCGGGCGCGACGAAGCGGAAGTTCGACGTGATCGTCGTCCAGCGCTTTGACCGCGCCGCGCGGTCCGTCAAGCAACTCGTCGAGACCCTCGAGCATCTGTGACGCTGCCGGGT is drawn from Candidatus Methylomirabilota bacterium and contains these coding sequences:
- a CDS encoding recombinase family protein, whose amino-acid sequence is MGRSESAASHAAYIRVSTNRQDLEVQLPEIREHVGRRGWELVATYSDIASGAREDRASFQRLLAGATKRKFDVIVVQRFDRAARSVKQLVETLEHL